Genomic segment of Bacillus sp. (in: firmicutes):
TCTCCGAAAAAGTTTGAATAAGACTCAAATTCATTGACGTTGACGCTTCGTTTTGTTTAGTTTTCAAGGATCAATCATCATCACTTTTTTAACAGTGACTTTTATAATATACTACATAAAGTTAGTTGTCAATAACTTTTTTTATGTTTATTTTTCGCTTTGTTTTCTAGTCTATCATCAGCGACGATAAATAATTTACCACAGTAACAATAGAGAGTCAATAAGAATTTATCAAAAAATCATTTTTTTTTGCGAGGATATGTTATATGTCATTGTTGATTTTTAGCAAGTTATTTACATGAAGCGAAAGGCGGCGACTCCAGCGGGAACAAGAAGCCGCAAGACCCATACTTGAGCGTAGCGAGGGAAGCAGCTTGCGGCTTGCCCGCGGAAAGCGTCCGCCTGCAGTGAAATGTATAAATATCGACAGTATCATTTAACAGAGCCTTTTGCAAAAATAGAAACCGCCGATTTTACTCGACGGTTAATCATAAAATCCACAGTTGAATACAAGCGAGTGCTAACACCCCTGGTATTCCTAAAAAACCTGAAATAGATGATGTAAGCAAATTAATTGGGACGTGAAGACCAATATAACTGCCAAAAGCGTTTAAGAAAAATAGAAATAATGCTCCAATCAATACTTTAATACACGCCTGTCCAACAAATTTTACGTATTTTCCAGCAGAGCTAGCAGTTAAAAGCAAAACAATCACCAAACTAATAATCGAAATGATAATTATCGGGTTCAAAAACGATCCCCCTTTTTCCCGTTTGTTAACATTTTATGAACAATTTGTCCAAGTAGAACGAGAAAAAGGGACTATCGTTCCATTCGTAGATTACGCTTTTTAGCTTCCCGTAGTAAATAAAAATATTTGGCCTCACAAATTTTCGTTTGACTTAGTAAGTCCTCGTTATAGTCAAAACTAATTTGTAACAAATTTTTTTGGCGCATCCATTCCGATTTAGCTTGTTCTAGTTGCCAAAGTAATTGATGATCAAATTGTTTACGAAGCTTTCCTTTTTTTCGAAAAAGCATATTCTTTTTCTCCTTGTAAAGGAATTATAGTTCTCTTCTTCCTTCTAGAGCTTTTGATAACGTCACTTCATCCGCATACTCTAAGTCTCCTCCTACCGGTAAGCCATGAGCAATGCGGGTGATGCGAATGCCTGTTGGTTTCAACAGCCGAGAAATATACATGGCTGTTGCTTCACCTTCAATATTCGGATTGGTGGCTAAGATAACTTCTTGAACGGTTTCATCTTGAAGTCTCTTTAATAAATCAGGAATATTAATATCTTCGGGTCCAATACCATCCATTGGTGAAATCGAACCGTGTAATACATGATACAACCCATTGTATTCTTTCATTTTTTCCATCGCTATGACATCTTTTGGATCTTGAACGACACAAATAATACTTCGATCTCTTCGTTGGTCTTCACATATATAACATGGATCTTGATCTGTGATATGACCACATATAGAGCAATAATGTAAATTTCTTTTGGCGTTTACAAGTGCTTTCGCAAAGTCTAGTACGGCATCTTCTTTCATATTTAGCACAAAAAATGCCAGACGAGCGGCCGTCTTTGGCCCAATCCCTGGCAATTTCATAAAGCTGTCAATCAGCTTAGATATTGGTTCTGGATAGTGCATATAGTTTCCTCCTAGAACATTCCTGGAAGGTTCAACCCTTTAGTAAACTGACCCATTGTTTTCGCAGTTAACTCGTCTGCTTTTTTCAACGCATCGTTTGTTGCTGCTAAAACAAGGTCTTGTAGCATTTCAATATCGTCTGGGTCCACTACTTCTTCATTAATTTTCACTTCAAGTACTTCTTTATGACCGGAAACAACGACTGTTACCATTCCACCGCCAGCTGTACCTTCTACTTTTTGTTCACCTAGCTCTTCTTGTGCTTGTTGCATTTTCTTTTGCATTTTTTGCATTTGTTTCATCATATTTTGCATATTACCCATTCCACGCATCATAATGATCCCTCCAACAATTAATCAATAATTTCAATTAAATCCGATCCTACTAATTGCACAGCATTAGCAACAACCGGATCTTCTTCCTTCTCGTCTTCTTTTTGGTCTAATTTTTGCGAACGAATAAAATCTTCCCTGATTTTTCCCCATTGTTTTTCAGGAACTCCGATGACGGCATATGGTACTCCTACTAGTTCTTCTAATATTCCAGAAAGCGCCTCTAAAAACCGTTGATTTTCCATTGCCATTTGACAATGAATCTCATATTTAAACTTTAAAATAAACGCTTTTGGAGAAGCAGCCACCGGTTCGGCTTCGTTTAATAATGCGGCTTGAGAGCGCATTTGGCGATTATTCAATGATTCTAAAAGATCTCCCCAGCGACTTTTAATTAAATTTAAGTCTTGTCTTGTCGCTTCTTTTAAGACTTGTTCTACTCGTCCAACCGGCACTTTAAATGAAGAACTTCGGACAGCGCGTTTGTTAGTTGACTGATTTTTGTCAACCACCTTTGGTGCTCCTTGCTTCAATTGCTGAACTTCCCGCTCTAATTCTTTCACACGCTGCAATAACTGTTGTACTTCGGAATCATCAGCAAACGAGCGGGAACGTTCGATTTGGCAAAGCTTGACTAGAGAAACTTCCAAATAAATGCGTGATTGATTAGAGAATTTCATTTCTTGTTGAGCCTTGTTTAATACATCAATATATTCGTAAATTAAATCCGTCGCTACTTCTTCAGCCAGCTGACGAAACGGCTCATCAATAACTACCCGATGATAAGCGTCTTCTAAGTTAGGTGCAGTTTGGTACAAGAGTAGGTCTCGGAGATAAAAAATTAAATCCTCCGTCAGTTTAGATGGGTCTTTTCCGCTTGCTAATAATTCCTCAAGAGACTGAAGGGCACTATGAACATCTTTTTGAAATACACTGCGAACTAATTGATTTAAGTAAGTTTGAGCAACAGAGCCCGTGACGGTTAACGCATCGTCCGTTGTCAACATATCCCCGCTAAACGACACTGCTTGATCAAGTAAGCTGAGCGCATCCCGCATACCACCTTCTGCTCTTCTGGCAATAATATGAAGCGCTTGCTCATCATACCGAATTCCACTTTCATCGGCAATTAATTTCATTCGATTGACAATCGCAGATGTCGTAATTCGCTTAAAATCAAAGCGTTGACAACGAGAAATGATGGTAAGCGGGATTTTATGCGGTTCTGTCGTTGCTAAAATAAAAATGACGTGTTTCGGTGGTTCTTCTAACGTTTTTAATAATGCATTAAATGCTCCAATAGAGAGCATATGCACTTCGTCAATAATATACACTTTGTATTTCACAGACGAAGGAGCATATTTTACTTTATCCCGAATATCACGAATCTCTTCAACGCCATTGTTTGAAGCGGCATCAATTTCAATGACATCTTGAATCGATCCGTCGGTTATTCCACGACAAGCCGCACATTCATTGCACGGTTCGGAAACTGGAGAGCGCTCACAGTTCACAGCTTTGGCTAAAATTTTTGCCGCACTTGTTTTCCCTGTTCCTCGAGGTCCAGAAAATAGATAGGCATGCGATATTTTTTCATGCAGGAGGGCATTTTGCAACGTCGTTGTGACATGTTCTTGGCCGACGACATCTTTAAAGTTTTGTGGACGCCAAACACGATACAAAGCTTGATAACTCATTTTTATCCCTCCTGCCAATTCATCTTTTTTATTCTCATTACATTATACCGTATCTAATCGGTTTTACAAAAAGGAATATAATAAAAAAATCCATCCTCTAATGGATGGATGTACTTTACTATGTAATCTGCCGTGCACCTTTCGTCGACAGATATCCATAAGCGTTACTCAAGCAGTTAGCTCAGCCCAGGCACCCCTGCGGCACATGAGAGGTTCCACTTAATGCTGCTTCCTTCCGGACCTGACATGGTTCATGGATTCCCATTGCGCAGGACCCAGACGTCAACACCACTTACTTGAGGCAGACCCTACAGTATATCAGCCTCGGAAAGGAGTTCGGCCTCGCTAGAGCGGATTGCGAGTACAGGGCACCGCTACCTCCCCGCTTAGCACGGCAAAGTTGATACCAAATTTAGGCGTCTTATTGACGCATATACAAGTATACTCCTATTTCACAAAAAATGCAACGAATATCCGCTGTCATTTTTTGTGATTAATAATCATCTATCTTTTTCTGTCGTTCTTTCTTTTTTCGTTCTCGAAGCTTTCGAAAAAACGATGTCAACAGTAAGCCACATTCCTCTTCAAGGACTCCAGAAACAACCTCGGCTTGATGGTTAAAGCGTTCGTCTGTTAACAAATTCATTAAGGTACCAGCACACCCTGCTTTCGGATCCTTCGCTCCGTATACTACCCGCTTGATGCGTGATAAGATGATAGCACCGCTACACATTGGACACGGCTCCAACGTCACATACAATTCCGCTTCTTCAAGTCTCCATGTCCCGAGCTTTTGACACGCTTGTTGAATCGCTAAAATCTCCGCGTGCGTTACAGCATCTTGAGTCGTTTCACGTAAGTTATGGGCAGTCGAAATCACTTGATCATTCCAAACAATGACAGCACCAATAGGGACTTCACCTATTTTTTCGGCTTTTTTGGCTTCTTCAATCGCTAGCTTCATGTATGATATATCTCTTTCTTCAAACAACGGAATCCAATTCCCTTCTTCACTACTTTTTATCGGTTTTTCTCATAATTTATCTTACCGAAAACAAACTAATCATTAAAGGAGAGATTGACTATGAAGTCACCATCGAATGTTGCCCTTCTTATTATTGATATCATCAATTCGTTTCGTTTCGGGCATGGACCTATTTTAGCTGAACGAACGTTATCGATCGTTCCACGTATTAAAGCGTTAAAAGAAGTTTGTCGTAAAAAGCAAATTCCTATCATATATATTAATGACAACTATAACATATGGCGAGCGGACGTCCAAAAGCTTATTAAACAATGTACCAATGATTTAAGTTCACCGATTATCAACGAGCTTCATCCGGACGAATCCGATTATTTTTTAATAAAACCCAAATATTCCGCTTTTTTCGGTACCAGCTTAAATCCCCTTTTATCTCAATTAAATATAAAACAGCTTATTTTGACCGGTATTGCCGGAAACATTTGTGTGCTGTTTACCGCCAACGATGCATATATGAGAGATTACCGCTTATTTGTCCCTGCTGATTGCATTACATCTGTGGACCCGAAAGATAATGAATATGCTTTAAAAATGATGAACTACGTGTTAGACGCACGGATTGACCCATCGGATCAACTTATTTCACTCCTATCTCATTTTTAACATGTATTCTCCTTTCCCTTCATACAATGTTTTTAGTGAATAAGGGTAAAAGAGGAGGTCACATAATTTGCAAATTCATGTTGTTCAACCGAATCAAACATTGTTTGGAATCGCTCAAGCCTATAGCATCTCCCCTTCGGAAATACAAACAGCCAATCAAATTCCAAATCCGGATAACCTCGTCGTTGGGCAAACGATCGTTATTCCGATTGTCGGACAATTTTACTGGGTACAAGCTGGTGATAGTCTTTGGTCCATTGGTCAAAAGTTTAATATTGATTATCAAGAGCTTGCTCGGATTAACGGTATTAATCCAAACCAACCGCTTTCAATTGGATTACGAATCTATATCCCACCTTCTCCAAAGTCAAGAGCAGAATTCAATGCCTATGTCGAACCATTTGGTCAAACGGTCTCTCAAGCATTAGAAGACAGTTCTCGAGAAGCTGCTCCCTATTTAACGTATTTATCTCCATTCAGCTTTCAAGCGAAAAGGGACGGTTCCCTCTCTGAACCACCTTTAGGAAACCTCCCAGCCATCGCCGAAGCCAATCAAAACGTACTAGTTATGGTCATCACGAACCAAGAAGAAGGACAATTTAGTGATGAACTCGGTCGAATTATTTTAAACGATCAACAAGTTCAAGAAAAATTTTTAAACAATATTGTGGCTACCGCGAAAAAATACGGGTTTCGTGATATTCATTTTGATTTTGAATACTTACGCCCTGAAGATCGCGAAGCTTATAATCAATTTTTACGAAAGGCTAAACAACGATTTAGCCAAGAAGGTTGGCTGCTTTCGACTGCTTTAGCTCCTAAAATAAGGGCTGATCAAAAAGGGAGATGGTACGAAGGGCACGATTACAAAGCTCATGGAGAAATTGTCGACTTTGTCGTTATTATGACGTATGAGTGGGGCTATAGTGGCGGGCCACCTATGCCAGTTTCACCCATTGGACCCGTTAGACAAGTACTGGAATACGCGATAACTGAAATACCACCAAACAAAATTTTAATGGGACAAAACTTATACGGATACGATTGGACACTTCCGTTTAAAGAAGGAGACATTGCCAAAGCATTAAGTCCTCAACAAGCAATCCAATTGGCTGTTAAATATAATACAAACATTCAATACGATTATAATGCTCAAGCTCCTTATATTGATTACGTGGACGAAAACGGGAAACAACATAAAGTTTGGTTTGAAGATGCTCGTTCGATTCAAGCGAAATTTAATTTGTTAAAAGAGTTAAATTTACGTGGGATGAGCTACTGGAAGCTTGGCCTTTCGTTCCCACAAAACTGGTTACTTATTTCTGACCAATTTGAAGTCGTTAAACGATAACACATTCTCCCCGCCATCTGGTGGGGATTTTCTTTATTTTTTACATAAAAACTTCCCTTGGAAATATTCCGTACTTTCACCTCTTAAAATATATGATAAAATAACCAATGGTGCTCTTTTTTCTGATAAGAAGAGTTGTATGCGGAAATAGACTCGAGGAGGACGAAGCATGGGGAATACGCCTTTCATAACGGTCGAGGGCCCGATTGGAGTAGGAAAAACTTCTCTTGCCAAAGCCATTTCACAATACTTTCAGTTCCATCTCTTGAAGGAAATCGTTGACGAAAACCCTTTTTTAGATAAATTTTATGAAAACATCGATGAATGGAGCTTCCAAACAGAGATGTTTTTCCTATGCAATCGTTATAAACAACTAGAAGATATTCAAACAAATTTTTTACAAAGAAAAGAGCCCGTCGTAGCCGATTATCACATATTTAAAAATTTGATTTTTGCCAAACGTACATTAAAAGAGGCTCAATATGAAAAATACGTTCAAATTTATCAAATTTTAACGAAAGACATGCCTCGACCAAACGTGGTTATTTATTTAAATGCTAGCTTAGATACGCTCCTGCATCGAATCAAAATGAGAGGTCGAGATTTTGAAAAAAACATTAGCCCTCTTTATTTAAAACAACTTTCCATTGATTACGAACAATTTATGAATGATTTTGAGCAAAATCATCCAGACATCCCTGTGTTACGCTTCAGCGGCGATGAACTAGATTTTGTGAAAAATCAAGAAGATTTACAGCTTATATTAGACCAATTAAAAAATTCTCTGCAAAAAGGAGTCAATAACTATGGATCTTCGCAATAAATACGATATTCCGAGTAATGCCGTTATCACCATTGCTGGTACCGTTGGTGTTGGTAAATCCACGATGACGAAAGCATTAGCGAAAGCGCTCGGTTTTAGAACATCATTTGAAAAAGTAGATACGAACCCTTATTTAGATGCATTTTACAAAGACTTTAAACGTTGGAGCTTCCACCTGCAAATCTATTTCTTAGCGGAACGCTTTAAAGAGCAAAAGCGCATTTTCGAATACGGCGGTGGCTTCGTTCAAGACCGGTCCATTTATGAAGATACTGGTATTTTTGCCCGTATGCATTATGAAAAAGGAAATATGTCTGCCGTTGACTATGAAACATATAGAAGTTTATTCGAAGCCATGGTCATGACTCCATATTTCCCTCATCCTGACCTTCTTATATATTTAGAAGGTTCTCTTGACGATGTAATACGTCGAATTCGCGAACGCGGTCGCCCGATGGAACAGCAAACTCCGATTGAATATTGGGAAGAAATGCACCGGCGCTATGAAGATTGGATCAACACGTTTAACGCCTGCCCAGTTCTTCGCTTAAACATTAACGAATACGATTTATTCGAAGACGAACATTCCATTGAACCAATAGTTGAACGGATATCTACGTTCTTAAAACAAACAAGAATGCTAAAAAAATAAAAGATTCCCGCTTTGTTGGGAATCTTTTTTGTTACCACAAGAGGGATGTTAGTAGCCACGGACTTCAGATGCGATAAAATGACAAAAAAAGAGTTGGCCATATGAGCCAACTTCTGAAACTATAAATTTATATTCGCACTCCAAATTTTAAAAGTAAAAAATTCGTTACAATCAGATGTAACGAATTCATCACAATCTCCAATATTTATGCGCTGTGGTTGATTCATCAGTTATGGCGGAGGAGGAGGGATTCGAACCCCCGCGCGGTTTGACCCGCCTCTCGGTTTTCAAGACCGACCCCTTCAGCCAGACTTGGGTACTCCTCCGTGCTGACAGAGATTAATTTATCATAACTATTTCGGGAAGTCAACAAACGAAAATGATGTTTAAATTTTTTAACAATTCAACCTAAAAAAGAGACTAGTCCAAAGACTAGTCTCGAGGTTTAATCACTTCAATGCCGCCCATATAAGGACGTAATACTTCTGGAATCACGACACTTCCGTCAGCTTGCTGATAGTTTTCTAAAATAGCAGCTACCGTACGACCAATTGCTAAACCAGATCCGTTTAGGGTATGAACATGCTCTGGTTTACCGTTTGGTTCACGACGGAAGCGAATGTTCGCCCGTCTTGCTTGGAACGCTTCAAAATTGCTACAAGAAGAAATTTCGCGGTACGTATTATAGCTTGGAAGCCATACTTCAATATCGTATTTCTTTGCCGCAGTAAAGCCTAAATCCGCTGTACACATACTCATTACACGATACGGCAATCCAAGAAGCTGAAGCACTTTTTCCGCATGTCCTGTTAGTTTTTCAAGCTCATCATAAGAATCTTCTGGTTTGACGAAACGAACAAGCTCTACTTTATTAAATTGATGTTGGCGAATTAGTCCTCGTGTATCTCGACCCGCAGAACCTGCTTCTGAACGGAAACATGCGCTATACGCTGCATAGCTAATCGGTAAATCATCACCATTTAAAATTTCATCGCGATGTAAGTTCGTCACAGGAACTTCAGCCGTTGGAATTAAGAAATAATCCTCTTTTTCAATTAAAAACGCATCTTCTTCAAACTTTGGTAACTGACCTGTACCTGTCATGCTTGTCCGGTTTACTAAGTACGGTGGTAACACTTCTTGATAGCCGTGTTCATCAATGTGTAAATCTAACATAAAGTTAATTAATGCCCGTTCTAATCGAGCACCTAATCCTTTGTAAAAAACAAAGCGGCTTCCAGTTACTTTAGCAGCTCGTTCAAAATCTAAAATACCTAATTCATCTGCAAGATCCCAATGCGCTTTCGGTTCAAAATCAAACGTTGGGATGTCTCCCCATTTACGAACTTCCACGTTATCGTCTTCAGACTCCCCTACTGGAACGCTTTCATGAGGAATATTAGGGATAGACAATAACAGTTGTTCTAATTCTTCCTCAACATCGCGTAATTTTTCATCTAACTCTTTAATCTTTGCACCTACTTCACGCATTTCAACGATCAAATGTTCAGCATCTTGCTTTTCACGTTTCATTTGCGCAATTTGCTGAGACACTTCATTACGTTTCATTTTTAACTGTTCGGTTTGAACAATTAACTCCCGTCGCTCTTTATCTAAGGCCTCAAATTTTTCAAAATCCGTTAAATCTTCTCCGCGATATTTGAGTCGTTCTTTCACTTCTTCAAAATTTGCACGTAAATACTTAATGTCTAGCATGCCAACTCCTCCTTTTATTAATAAAATTAAAAAAGCCCCCATCCCTAAATATAAAAGGGACGAGAGCTACCCGCGTTGCCACCCTCATTGAACATAGCACACTAGCTACGTTCCACTTCATTGGATAACGGCTACAACCGGAAGTACTTACTTGAATCCGTTCGGTACTTCACTCGAGGATGGATTCACAAGGTTCATTCACCGGTTCACACCCCCCACCGGCTCTCTTGAGAACGAAACACTTGCTACTAGTTCCTCTCATCGATTTAACACCATTCATTTTGCTTTAAATGTACAATAAGTTTAAACAGTTTTCAACCATTTTATGCTAGTTGTTTTGATTTTGCCTCTTCCACCATTTGAATAAAGTACTTTATAAAACGCTGGTCATCCGTTAACTCTGGATGAAACGAGCACCCTAAAAATTGACCATCGCGTGCTGCTACAATCCGATCTTCGTATTTCGCTAACACTTCGACGTTTTCCCCTACTTCAACGATATGGGGAGCTCGAATAAATACAGCCGTAAATGATTCGCCGATACCACGAATCGGTATATCCGCTTCAAAGCTTTCGCGTTGACGACCGAACGAATTTCGTTCGACCGTAATATCCATTAATCCTAAGTGAGGCTCATCGTAACCGACAATGTTTTTCGCGAGTAAAATTAATCCTGCACACGTACCAAACATCGGTTTGCCTTTCGCCGCAAATTCTTTTAACGCATCCATAAAGTCGTATTTGTCAATAAGTCTTCTCATTGTTGTACTCTCGCCACCTGGAAGAATGAGCCCATCTATTTCATCTAATTGCTCTTTCCGTTTAATGACAACGGCTTCCGCTCCCGCTTCTTCAATTGAACGAACGTGCTCGCGTACAGCACCTTGAAGTCCTAATACACCAATTTTCACCATATCAACTTCTCCTTACCAGCCACGTTCTTGCATGCGAGATTCAGGTGTAAGCGAAGAAATTTCAATTCCTTTCATCGCTGTCCCTAGTCCTTTAGAAAGGTGAGCAATTAACTCATAATCTTCATAATGAGTTGTTGCTTCCACGATAGCTTTTGCGTATTTCGCTGGGTTTTCGGATTTAAAAATACCAGAACCAACAAACACGCCATCTGCTCCTAATTGCATCATTAATGCCGCATCCGCAGGAGTTGCTACACCACCTGCAGCAAAGTTAACGACTGGAAGACGACCAAGACGCTTAATTTCTAAAAGCACATCGTAAGGAGCACCTAGTAATTTTGCTTCTGTCATTAGTTCGTCTTCGCTCATGCTTACCACTTTACGAACTTGTGCATTCACTTTACGCATATGACGTACTGCTTCTACAATATTTCCAGTACCAGGCTCACCTTTTGTTCGTAACATGGACGCGCCTTCACCGATTCGGCGAGCAGCTTCTCCTAAGTCTCTACAACCGCACACAAATGGTACAGTAAATTCTTTTTTGTTAATGTGGAACTCTTCATCAGCAGGTGTTAAAACTTCACTTTCATCGATGTAGTCAACACCCATTGCTTCTAGCACGCGAGCTTCGACAATATGGCCAATACGCGCTTTCGCCATAACAGGAATGCTTACTGCATTCATTACCTCTTCAATAACACGAGGATCCGCCATTCTCGCTACGCCACCAGCGGCACGAATATCAGCTGGAACACGTTCAAGTGCCATAACCGCTACCGCACCAGCTTCCTCAGCAATTTTTGCTTGTTCCGCATTGACAACGTCCATAATGACGCCGCCTTTTTGCATTTCCGCCATCCCACGCTTTACTCGATCTGTACCCGTTTTCACGTGAATTCCCCTTTCTATTTCAAACATTCAGATAACGCCAAGGAAAAATAAAAAAAAATCACCAAAAAATTGTTTTTCCCTCATGCTAAATAAACAACAAAAAAGGTCTCCTGTCAAGACAAGGAGACCTTGCAATTAAAACCAACCTTTCACCGTATCGGTTACTCCATTCCAAATATCACCGAAAAAACTGCCGATTGCCCGCATCATGAGGACAAACCAATTTGCTTTTTCGACTTGATTAGAAGTTACTACATCCACTTGCTCCAGTTTTCGTCCTTCGTCGTATAGATAACTATATTTATCCGAACCCGTGTAATCATAAGTGAATGTTCCAACGGTTGCTCCTTTTTCAACAGGGGCCTCTAATTGGCCTTCTTCATTTAATGCGTTTTTGTCAATTACCAATTTTGGTTTGTATAAGTCTGTTTCCCCATTTTTGACGAGAACTTTTAACGGCTCTTTTGTCTTAATAGCTACTTCTTTTTCTTTTCCTTTTACGACTGGTAGTGTTTTATGATCTTTTAATTGATAACCAGATGGATACAATTCTTGAAAGGAAAAATTGCTAAAAGCGTAATTAAACATTTTTTTCGTTTCATCAAAACGAGCTTTATAGCTTCCTTTACCGTCTGGTGTTTTTGCATTCATCACAACTGTAATGTAACGAATGCCATTTCGCTCAGCAGTCCCTGTAAAACAGTAGCCAGCTAAATCCGTTGTTCCTGTTTTAATGCCGTCTACCCCTTCATATCCGTACACTAACGAAGGAAGCATCCAGTTCCAGTTTTGCATATCAATCTCATCGTCAGTACCTTCACGGAATTTCTTTTTCGGGATACTTGCTGTTTCTAACACTTCTGGGAAACGGTTAATGAGCTGATAAGCTAATTTAGCTGTTGCCCGAGCTGACATGACGTTCTCATCTTCTGGGCCTGTTCCTTCCGGGTGCATGCCTTTTAAATCACGGTTGTTTAAACCAGTAGAATTGACAAATTTATAATCTTGAAGGCCTAATTCACCCGCTTTTTCATTCATTAATTTTACAAAATTTGATTCAGACCCGGCAATTACTTCTGCTAAAGCAATCGTAGCGCCATTGGCCGAATAAATCACCATTGCTTCGT
This window contains:
- the serS gene encoding serine--tRNA ligase, producing MLDIKYLRANFEEVKERLKYRGEDLTDFEKFEALDKERRELIVQTEQLKMKRNEVSQQIAQMKREKQDAEHLIVEMREVGAKIKELDEKLRDVEEELEQLLLSIPNIPHESVPVGESEDDNVEVRKWGDIPTFDFEPKAHWDLADELGILDFERAAKVTGSRFVFYKGLGARLERALINFMLDLHIDEHGYQEVLPPYLVNRTSMTGTGQLPKFEEDAFLIEKEDYFLIPTAEVPVTNLHRDEILNGDDLPISYAAYSACFRSEAGSAGRDTRGLIRQHQFNKVELVRFVKPEDSYDELEKLTGHAEKVLQLLGLPYRVMSMCTADLGFTAAKKYDIEVWLPSYNTYREISSCSNFEAFQARRANIRFRREPNGKPEHVHTLNGSGLAIGRTVAAILENYQQADGSVVIPEVLRPYMGGIEVIKPRD
- the pdxT gene encoding pyridoxal 5'-phosphate synthase glutaminase subunit PdxT, which produces MVKIGVLGLQGAVREHVRSIEEAGAEAVVIKRKEQLDEIDGLILPGGESTTMRRLIDKYDFMDALKEFAAKGKPMFGTCAGLILLAKNIVGYDEPHLGLMDITVERNSFGRQRESFEADIPIRGIGESFTAVFIRAPHIVEVGENVEVLAKYEDRIVAARDGQFLGCSFHPELTDDQRFIKYFIQMVEEAKSKQLA
- the pdxS gene encoding pyridoxal 5'-phosphate synthase lyase subunit PdxS, with translation MFEIERGIHVKTGTDRVKRGMAEMQKGGVIMDVVNAEQAKIAEEAGAVAVMALERVPADIRAAGGVARMADPRVIEEVMNAVSIPVMAKARIGHIVEARVLEAMGVDYIDESEVLTPADEEFHINKKEFTVPFVCGCRDLGEAARRIGEGASMLRTKGEPGTGNIVEAVRHMRKVNAQVRKVVSMSEDELMTEAKLLGAPYDVLLEIKRLGRLPVVNFAAGGVATPADAALMMQLGADGVFVGSGIFKSENPAKYAKAIVEATTHYEDYELIAHLSKGLGTAMKGIEISSLTPESRMQERGW
- a CDS encoding D-alanyl-D-alanine carboxypeptidase — protein: MKRLRKYVASILTILLLSNLFQISTKAATTDFLDVNADAAILVEATTGKVLYEKNADTVLGIASMTKMMTEYLLLEAIEEGRVTWDQMYNVSEYVYQVSQDRNLSNVPLRRDGQYSVRELYEAMVIYSANGATIALAEVIAGSESNFVKLMNEKAGELGLQDYKFVNSTGLNNRDLKGMHPEGTGPEDENVMSARATAKLAYQLINRFPEVLETASIPKKKFREGTDDEIDMQNWNWMLPSLVYGYEGVDGIKTGTTDLAGYCFTGTAERNGIRYITVVMNAKTPDGKGSYKARFDETKKMFNYAFSNFSFQELYPSGYQLKDHKTLPVVKGKEKEVAIKTKEPLKVLVKNGETDLYKPKLVIDKNALNEEGQLEAPVEKGATVGTFTYDYTGSDKYSYLYDEGRKLEQVDVVTSNQVEKANWFVLMMRAIGSFFGDIWNGVTDTVKGWF